In Triticum aestivum cultivar Chinese Spring chromosome 5B, IWGSC CS RefSeq v2.1, whole genome shotgun sequence, the following proteins share a genomic window:
- the LOC123110045 gene encoding type III polyketide synthase B, translating to MVSARDVDTTAAANKQQQANCLAPNPGKATILALGHAFPQQLVMQDYVVEGFMRNTNCNDPELKEKLARLCKTTTVKTRYVVMSDEILKSYPELAQEGLPTMKQRLDISNKAVTQMATEASLACIKAWGGDLSAITHLVYVSSSEARFPGGDLHLARALGLSPDVRRVMLAFTGCSGGVAGLRVAKGLAESCPGARVLLATSETTVAGFRPPSPDRPYDLVGVALFGDGAGAAVVGTDPTAQERPLFELYSALQRFLPDTEKTIDGRLTEEGIKFQLGRELPHIIEAHVESFCQKLIKEHPSAAAAEGDNMLTYDKMFWAVHPGGPAILTKMEGRLGLDGGKLRASRSALRDFGNASSNTIVYVLENMVEESRQRTEAPEPEPEGGQEQCEWGLILAFGPGITLEGILARNLQARLGAN from the exons ATGGTGAGCGCTAGGGATGTCGACACAACGGCGGCGGCGAACAAGCAGCAGCAGGCTAATTGCCTGGCCCCCAACCCCGGCAAGGCCACGATCCTCGCCCTGGGCCACGCTTTCCCGCAGCAGCTCGTCATGCAGGACTACGTCGTCGAGGGCTTCATGAGGAACACCAACTGCAACGACCCCGAGCTCAAGGAGAAGCTCGCCAGGCTAT GCAagacgacgacggtgaagacgaggTACGTGGTGATGTCGGACGAGATCCTCAAGAGCTACCCGGAGCTGGCCCAGGAGGGCTTGCCGACGATGAAGCAGCGCCTGGACATCTCCAACAAGGCGGTGACGCAGATGGCCACCGAGGCGTCGCTGGCCTGCATCAAGGCGTGGGGCGGCGACCTCTCGGCGATCACCCACCTCGTCTACGTCTCGTCCAGCGAGGCGCGGTTCCCGGGCGGGGACCTGCACCTGGCGCGCGCCCTGGGGCTCAGCCCGGACGTCCGCCGCGTCATGCTGGCCTTCACCGGGTGCTCCGGCGGGGTGGCTGGCCTCCGCGTCGCCAAGGGCCTGGCCGAGAGCTGCCCGGGCGCGCGTGTCCTGCTCGCCACCTCCGAGACCACCGTGGCCGGGTTCCGCCCGCCCAGCCCCGACCGGCCCTACGACCTTGTCGGGGTGGCGCTCTTCGGCGACGGCGCGGGCGCGGCCGTCGTCGGCACAGACCCCACCGCCCAGGAGCGACCGCTGTTCGAGCTCTACTCGGCGCTGCAGCGCTTCCTCCCTGACACCGAGAAGACCATCGACGGCCGGCTGACGGAGGAGGGCATCAAGTTCCAGCTGGGCCGCGAGCTCCCCCACATCATCGAGGCGCACGTGGAGTCCTTCTGCCAGAAGCTCATCAAGGAGCACCCGTCTGCTGCTGCTGCGGAGGGTGACAACATGTTGACCTATGACAAGATGTTCTGGGCGGTGCACCCCGGCGGCCCGGCGATCCTGACCAAGATGGAAGGGCGGCTGGGGCTGGACGGCGGGAAGCTGCGCGCGAGCCGGAGCGCGCTCCGGGACTTTGGGAACGCGAGCAGCAACACCATCGTGTACGTGCTGGAGAACATGGTGGAGGAGAGCAGGCAGAGGACGGAggcgccggagccggagccggagggggGTCAGGAGCAGTGCGAGTGGGGACTCATACTGGCGTTCGGGCCGGGGATCACCTTGGAGGGGATCCTGGCAAGGAACCTCCAGGCGCGCCTAGGCGCCAACTAG